Proteins encoded within one genomic window of Haloarcula marismortui ATCC 43049:
- a CDS encoding glycosyltransferase: MNRSDTAHEAPTTGTDSYDGTSRQSPDETLRVCFLINKLAPDGAPTIVLNLVEQTRDQQFDFTVCFFGGDDTLQKDFEDAGARVVDFGAVGEFPQFDPRSLPRMLRFFHRASFDILHCHLPYSQSLGRLVGSVADIDQIVSTQHNVPANYHPIERVAERITRPLDSRTIAVSEGVQTAFTGESEVFHHDAGRQWTTIPNGIDADAFAGSVDAADGSVVRQEWNLSGSDPLYLNVARYEPQKRQETLIEAMEEVVDSVPSAHLLIVGWGSLEASLREKVQNAGLSQAVTVTGRVPEIHGYYAAADAFVSASAFEGLPVTILEAMAAECPVVATDIDGVREVVLDGETGRLVTPEEPTQMAAAMRALADHTIRERYGEKGYDRVRNMFTVEQMVSRYTRLYRSLDSRQRRDNNTG; this comes from the coding sequence ATGAACCGCTCAGACACGGCACACGAAGCTCCCACGACGGGTACCGACAGCTACGATGGAACCTCCCGCCAATCTCCGGACGAGACCTTACGCGTCTGCTTTCTCATCAACAAACTCGCACCTGATGGCGCACCGACTATCGTCCTGAACCTCGTCGAGCAAACGCGAGACCAACAGTTCGATTTCACGGTCTGTTTCTTCGGCGGTGACGACACGCTCCAGAAAGATTTTGAGGACGCAGGCGCGCGCGTTGTCGACTTTGGAGCGGTCGGGGAGTTCCCGCAGTTCGACCCACGCTCGCTCCCGCGCATGCTCCGTTTCTTCCACCGGGCATCGTTCGACATCCTCCACTGCCACTTGCCGTACTCACAATCGCTCGGACGACTCGTCGGCTCCGTAGCCGACATCGACCAAATCGTGAGCACACAGCACAACGTCCCGGCGAACTATCATCCCATAGAGCGGGTAGCGGAACGTATCACCCGACCGCTCGATTCTCGGACCATTGCCGTCTCAGAGGGCGTTCAGACGGCTTTCACCGGTGAGAGCGAGGTCTTTCACCACGATGCTGGTAGGCAGTGGACCACGATTCCCAACGGGATTGACGCGGACGCCTTCGCTGGCTCCGTGGACGCGGCTGACGGAAGTGTCGTCCGCCAGGAGTGGAACCTTTCGGGCTCTGACCCGCTCTATCTCAACGTGGCCCGATACGAACCCCAGAAGCGACAGGAGACGCTCATCGAGGCGATGGAAGAAGTTGTCGACAGCGTGCCGTCGGCACATCTTCTCATCGTCGGGTGGGGCTCGCTCGAAGCATCGCTCCGAGAGAAGGTCCAGAACGCGGGCTTGTCCCAGGCTGTGACGGTCACCGGACGCGTTCCGGAGATTCACGGGTATTACGCGGCTGCTGATGCCTTCGTCTCTGCATCGGCCTTTGAGGGACTGCCGGTGACTATCCTCGAAGCCATGGCCGCCGAATGCCCAGTTGTTGCCACAGACATTGACGGCGTGAGAGAAGTCGTCCTTGACGGTGAGACCGGACGATTGGTTACACCCGAGGAGCCCACACAGATGGCAGCGGCGATGCGAGCGCTCGCGGACCACACGATCCGGGAGCGCTACGGGGAGAAGGGATACGACCGTGTTCGAAACATGTTCACCGTCGAACAGATGGTCTCTCGCTACACCCGGTTGTATCGCTCTCTCGACAGCCGACAGAGACGGGACAATAACACCGGATAA
- a CDS encoding sulfatase-like hydrolase/transferase: protein MSLKQRPNVLLIVLDTARARTVLPGLESGLMPTLSRIASDGTTFTDATATAPWTLPSHAGMFTGKYTSSHGVHAGNHIFDPDSEPLASRISNAGYRTAGISGNVWISPEFGFDAGFDEFSMKWDLFWDAPELSSVISNRNTTATGDTILDVFRGQGPVDLLKGTLTTGYAKFLAERHDDGAHHTTSRTVEWLEQNGTEDDPFFYFLNYVEPHLPYEPPAPFLDEYLPDGADPSRVSDLNQDPWQYVAGDQELTDADVEIFKGLYEAELAYLDTQLERLYDTLAEQCILDETAIILVGDHGENIGEHGLMDHQYCLYETLIHVPLVIRYPELFDEEEVSGPVELRDLYPTVTDLAGAEQPADTDVSTHSLVPRDGTVPVRDRAIAEYLVPQPSMDSLREAVESFDEAATRFDRPLRAIKTTDWKFIEAPDDTELYDRDDDPIEWIDVASIHPDICELLGTDLRDELGRLARGTSDSNTISANKKERLEDLGYLQ, encoded by the coding sequence ATGTCACTGAAGCAACGGCCAAACGTGCTGTTGATAGTTCTCGACACAGCACGTGCGCGCACGGTGCTCCCGGGTCTCGAATCCGGACTGATGCCGACGCTGTCACGTATTGCGAGTGACGGAACGACATTCACCGATGCGACGGCCACTGCGCCGTGGACTCTCCCTTCTCATGCCGGGATGTTCACCGGAAAGTACACGTCATCACACGGCGTCCACGCCGGAAACCACATCTTTGACCCGGACTCCGAGCCGCTCGCATCCCGAATCTCCAACGCAGGCTACCGAACGGCGGGCATCTCTGGAAACGTCTGGATAAGTCCGGAGTTCGGCTTCGATGCCGGCTTCGACGAGTTCTCGATGAAGTGGGACCTTTTTTGGGATGCCCCCGAGCTTTCGAGCGTCATCAGCAACCGGAACACGACGGCGACCGGCGACACCATTCTGGATGTGTTTCGGGGGCAGGGCCCGGTCGACCTCCTCAAAGGCACGCTTACTACCGGTTACGCGAAGTTCCTCGCGGAACGTCACGATGATGGGGCACACCACACTACCTCACGAACGGTCGAATGGTTGGAACAGAACGGCACGGAGGACGACCCGTTCTTCTATTTCCTGAACTACGTTGAACCACACCTTCCGTACGAACCGCCCGCGCCCTTTCTCGACGAGTACCTGCCTGACGGTGCCGACCCGTCACGCGTTTCGGACCTCAACCAGGACCCCTGGCAGTACGTCGCCGGCGACCAGGAGCTGACCGATGCGGACGTAGAAATATTCAAAGGCCTGTACGAGGCAGAGCTGGCGTATCTTGATACGCAACTCGAACGGCTCTACGATACACTTGCTGAACAGTGTATTCTCGACGAGACCGCCATCATTCTGGTCGGAGACCACGGGGAGAACATCGGCGAACACGGGCTGATGGACCACCAGTACTGCCTCTACGAGACACTGATTCACGTCCCTCTCGTCATACGATACCCGGAACTGTTTGACGAAGAGGAGGTTTCTGGACCCGTCGAACTCCGGGATCTGTATCCGACCGTTACAGACCTCGCGGGCGCTGAGCAGCCGGCCGATACGGACGTTTCGACACACAGTTTGGTTCCCCGGGACGGCACCGTTCCCGTACGGGACAGAGCAATCGCCGAGTATCTCGTCCCGCAGCCGTCGATGGATTCGCTCCGAGAGGCAGTGGAGTCGTTTGATGAGGCTGCGACGCGGTTCGATCGCCCGCTTCGAGCGATTAAAACAACCGACTGGAAATTCATCGAGGCACCGGACGACACTGAACTGTACGACCGCGATGACGACCCTATCGAATGGATTGACGTCGCATCGATACATCCGGACATCTGTGAGCTCCTCGGGACAGACCTCCGAGACGAACTCGGTCGCCTCGCTCGCGGAACGTCGGACAGCAATACCATCAGCGCGAATAAAAAAGAGCGCCTCGAAGACTTGGGGTACCTACAGTGA
- a CDS encoding glycosyltransferase family 4 protein, translating to MRILRVAQDIFPDKVGGAPYHIHALSRDQAEMGHDVTVLTVSNDQSKPQTEQRAGYTLVRLSPRIELFGNALFAGTVKYLRNAREYDVVHAHSHLFFSSNLTAAYSRVTDIPLAVTCHGLMSQRVPEWFSRFHLNTVGRFTYNAADVLFSYTAPERERLRDLGVSSDIRVIHNGIDVDRFTPVGATYDRITDATGPAVVFVGRLVEGKRPRDVLKAFQTVQNNIPEAKLFFCGDGPLRDKLEQIVERENMRESIRFLERVPYQEMPAVYRAADLFVLASRTEGFPRSVMESMACATPILSTRLEQTEQVIEQAGRTVPVGDTTALADAMSSMLDDRAALRKLGQAGREIVMREYDWSETVEQTTQTLGTISTSTPSQQQVDSGQAEEQVIPAGSNTEHEQ from the coding sequence ATGCGCATCCTACGTGTCGCCCAAGATATCTTTCCAGACAAAGTTGGGGGAGCACCTTATCACATACACGCTCTAAGCCGCGACCAAGCCGAGATGGGACACGATGTGACGGTCCTGACCGTCTCGAACGACCAATCCAAGCCACAGACAGAACAGAGAGCCGGGTACACCCTTGTCCGTCTGTCGCCGCGCATCGAACTGTTCGGTAACGCGCTGTTCGCCGGGACGGTGAAGTACCTCCGCAACGCTCGGGAGTACGACGTGGTACACGCTCACTCACACCTGTTCTTTTCGAGCAACCTCACGGCGGCTTACAGTCGGGTAACCGACATCCCGCTTGCCGTTACGTGTCATGGACTTATGTCTCAACGAGTCCCCGAATGGTTTTCTCGGTTCCATCTCAACACTGTCGGACGGTTCACATACAACGCGGCGGACGTGCTCTTCTCTTACACTGCGCCCGAACGCGAGCGACTTCGGGACCTCGGTGTCTCCTCCGATATCCGCGTCATCCACAACGGGATAGACGTCGACCGATTCACGCCAGTCGGCGCAACGTACGACCGGATAACCGATGCCACTGGTCCGGCAGTCGTTTTTGTCGGTCGTCTGGTCGAAGGGAAACGGCCCCGGGACGTTCTGAAAGCCTTTCAGACGGTACAAAATAATATACCTGAGGCCAAACTGTTTTTTTGCGGTGACGGGCCGCTCCGGGACAAGCTAGAACAGATTGTCGAGCGAGAAAACATGCGCGAGTCGATACGTTTTCTTGAACGGGTTCCGTATCAGGAGATGCCGGCGGTATATCGTGCCGCGGACCTGTTCGTGCTCGCTAGTAGAACAGAGGGGTTCCCACGAAGCGTCATGGAATCGATGGCGTGTGCCACACCCATTCTCAGCACCCGACTGGAACAGACAGAACAGGTAATCGAGCAGGCTGGCCGGACGGTGCCGGTCGGGGACACGACGGCACTAGCTGATGCCATGTCTTCGATGCTCGACGATAGAGCCGCGTTACGAAAGCTCGGCCAAGCAGGCAGGGAGATCGTTATGCGAGAATACGACTGGTCCGAAACGGTAGAACAGACGACACAGACCCTCGGTACTATTTCTACGTCTACGCCCTCCCAGCAACAGGTCGACAGTGGCCAGGCCGAAGAGCAAGTGATACCCGCCGGCTCGAACACGGAGCATGAGCAATGA
- a CDS encoding sulfatase: MSESTAPSNIIWITLDSIRYDRTTLDGHARATTPNMERIANQAGGVSFSSCIAAANWSLPSAASIHTGTFPEHHRTGYGTNKLPQSVNTVAERLQEVGYQTVGVSANHYFSESTGLSRGFETFKHINPTDLFREVSPRTLLRFLSNLRSHSGGLSTEKTKHRPDFFVNEVVKKQVSSRTEREEPFFLSAHYHGAHLPYYPPPAWQDRFSSDLVESPRAASERAFKHTADLHRGIANVSEFGEADWNALNVMYDTLVAYSDSLIGELFDHLKALDLENTVFVVTADHGDLLGECGLLGHKFVLHDGLIHVPAVVHGLDSVADKQDELVQHIDIVRTLVEIAGGDTTDFDGIDLRNERRTAALSQRAADIQGPLSAIQEHDPSFDTGYFDDAALSSLRTHDFKYQQSAEGDVLFELPDEQSDVSMSYPDRRDELKAGLQRRLSEIDSQKLDGEEVEFSDDIRDQLSDLGYIVE, from the coding sequence ATGAGCGAGTCAACTGCTCCGTCTAATATCATCTGGATTACTCTAGACAGTATTCGATACGACCGTACCACGTTAGATGGCCACGCGCGAGCGACGACGCCGAACATGGAGCGTATCGCCAATCAGGCGGGCGGAGTCAGTTTCAGTAGTTGCATTGCCGCCGCGAACTGGTCACTGCCGTCGGCAGCATCGATACACACCGGAACCTTTCCCGAACACCACCGGACAGGCTACGGTACGAACAAGCTGCCACAGAGCGTCAACACCGTCGCCGAGCGACTTCAGGAGGTAGGGTATCAGACGGTTGGTGTCTCGGCGAACCATTACTTCAGCGAATCTACCGGCCTTTCCCGTGGGTTCGAAACGTTCAAACACATCAATCCGACCGACCTATTCAGAGAGGTTAGCCCGCGTACACTGCTCCGTTTCCTCAGCAACTTGCGGTCCCATTCAGGCGGCCTCAGTACGGAGAAGACGAAACACCGGCCCGACTTCTTCGTCAACGAAGTCGTAAAGAAGCAGGTCTCGTCCCGAACCGAAAGGGAGGAACCGTTTTTTCTGTCCGCACACTACCACGGCGCACACCTCCCGTACTATCCGCCGCCGGCATGGCAGGACCGGTTCTCGTCGGACCTCGTCGAATCGCCAAGAGCAGCGAGCGAGCGGGCCTTCAAACACACCGCCGACCTTCACCGAGGAATCGCCAATGTCAGTGAGTTCGGCGAAGCGGACTGGAACGCTTTGAACGTGATGTACGACACGCTCGTAGCGTACTCTGACTCACTGATCGGAGAACTCTTCGACCATCTGAAGGCGCTCGACCTCGAGAACACCGTTTTCGTTGTGACCGCCGACCACGGTGACCTCCTCGGAGAGTGTGGCCTGCTCGGTCACAAATTCGTCCTTCACGATGGTTTGATTCACGTCCCGGCCGTCGTACACGGGCTCGATTCAGTGGCCGATAAACAGGACGAACTCGTCCAGCATATCGACATCGTTCGAACGCTCGTCGAGATTGCTGGCGGCGATACGACCGATTTCGATGGCATAGACCTCCGGAACGAACGACGGACAGCTGCACTCAGCCAGCGTGCCGCTGACATCCAGGGCCCGCTCTCGGCGATACAAGAACATGACCCGTCGTTCGATACCGGGTACTTCGACGATGCGGCGCTTAGTTCGCTCCGGACCCACGACTTCAAATATCAGCAGAGTGCGGAAGGTGACGTGCTGTTCGAACTCCCCGACGAACAGTCAGACGTCTCAATGTCGTACCCCGACCGCAGGGACGAACTCAAGGCGGGCCTCCAGAGGCGGCTAAGCGAAATCGACAGTCAGAAACTCGATGGGGAAGAGGTCGAGTTCAGCGACGACATCAGAGACCAACTTTCCGACCTAGGATATATAGTCGAGTAA